Proteins encoded together in one Terriglobus saanensis SP1PR4 window:
- a CDS encoding amino acid permease, producing MANLFARKTMEALMSESQEQGSHTLKRTLGPFALTSMGIGAVIGAGIFVLSGIGAHSAGPALMLAFVLSGLGCAFAGLCYAEFAAMIPLAGSAYTYAYATLGELFAWIIGWDLTLEYAMGASTVSSGWSNHFVEFLDIFGLHFPLWLAYDHWTGLRTAMDMVARGILEKTQPGLVAGSKSFADALGALVAHPTDAMVVQAHALLNAPKIFGVEIGFNLPAFLIALLITAVLVVGVQESAKFNSAIVMVKLAVVLFVLGLGSHYVDRNNWGHDWHSYAPFGMGGIGLAAGLVFFSYIGFDAVSTTAQEAKNPQRDLPIGLIASLAICTVLYIGVAAVLTGMVYWPNINLEAPVARAFMEHHLVVASHIITIGALAGLTSVMLVMLFGQSRVLYAMARDGLLPAKFFGAIHPRFRTPWKGTILAGFLAAIVGSVTPIDDIGKMVNIGTLLAFVIVCIAVVVLRRADPDRVRPFRAPLVWPIPVVPVLGVLFNGYMMVKLGPANWIRLIVWLIIGLVIYFAYSRKHSRVQKGLLPEPPTE from the coding sequence ATGGCAAATTTGTTTGCACGTAAGACGATGGAAGCTCTGATGAGCGAATCACAGGAGCAGGGATCGCACACTTTGAAGCGAACCCTGGGACCTTTTGCTCTCACTTCCATGGGTATTGGCGCCGTCATCGGCGCCGGTATTTTTGTATTGAGCGGAATTGGGGCACATTCGGCAGGGCCAGCTTTGATGCTGGCCTTTGTGCTGAGCGGTCTGGGATGCGCGTTTGCGGGACTTTGCTATGCGGAGTTCGCGGCGATGATTCCGCTGGCAGGATCGGCTTACACGTATGCCTATGCGACGCTGGGCGAGCTGTTTGCCTGGATCATCGGTTGGGATTTGACGCTCGAGTATGCGATGGGCGCGAGCACGGTGAGTTCGGGCTGGTCCAACCATTTTGTGGAGTTTCTGGATATCTTTGGCCTGCACTTTCCTCTGTGGCTGGCATATGACCACTGGACCGGTCTGCGGACGGCGATGGACATGGTTGCGCGGGGGATCCTGGAGAAGACGCAGCCGGGATTGGTTGCTGGATCGAAGAGCTTTGCCGACGCTCTGGGCGCGCTCGTAGCTCATCCCACGGACGCGATGGTGGTACAGGCTCACGCGCTGCTGAATGCACCGAAGATTTTTGGCGTAGAGATTGGCTTCAACCTCCCCGCATTCCTGATTGCGCTTCTGATCACGGCAGTGCTGGTGGTCGGTGTGCAGGAGTCGGCGAAGTTCAATTCAGCTATCGTGATGGTTAAGCTGGCGGTCGTGCTCTTCGTGCTCGGACTTGGATCGCACTATGTGGACCGCAACAACTGGGGCCACGACTGGCACAGCTACGCGCCCTTTGGTATGGGGGGTATCGGCCTGGCGGCAGGGCTAGTGTTCTTCAGCTATATCGGCTTCGATGCGGTGTCGACGACGGCGCAGGAGGCCAAGAATCCTCAGCGCGATCTGCCCATCGGTTTGATTGCGTCACTGGCGATTTGCACGGTGCTGTATATCGGTGTGGCCGCGGTGCTGACGGGGATGGTGTACTGGCCAAATATCAACCTTGAAGCTCCGGTGGCACGCGCGTTCATGGAGCATCACCTTGTAGTGGCTTCGCATATCATCACAATCGGCGCGCTGGCGGGTCTGACGTCAGTAATGCTTGTGATGTTGTTTGGACAGAGCCGCGTACTCTACGCGATGGCGCGCGATGGACTCCTTCCTGCAAAGTTTTTCGGAGCGATTCATCCCCGCTTCCGTACACCCTGGAAGGGAACTATTCTGGCAGGCTTTCTAGCGGCGATTGTAGGATCGGTGACACCGATCGACGATATCGGCAAGATGGTGAACATCGGAACGTTGCTGGCATTTGTCATTGTGTGTATTGCGGTGGTCGTACTGCGCCGCGCTGATCCGGATCGCGTTAGACCCTTTCGTGCGCCATTGGTCTGGCCTATACCGGTCGTGCCGGTTCTGGGTGTGCTCTTCAATGGCTACATGATGGTGAAACTTGGGCCAGCGAACTGGATTCGTCTGATCGTGTGGCTCATCATTGGTTTGGTCATTTACTTTGCATACAGCCGAAAGCATAGCCGGGTCCAGAAGGGCTTGTTGCCGGAGCCTCCAACGGAATAG
- a CDS encoding APC family permease, giving the protein MENSASSSVKPEFVKGLGLFSATAIVMGSMIGSGIFIVSADITRGVDSPALLIAAWLVTAVMTLIGALSYGELAAMMPKAGGQYVYLREALGPLWGFLYGWTLFLVIQTGTIAAVGVAFGKFFGVFVPSVSQSHWLWHAGTVPAWHVGPMVLGNMEIGLNTANLAAILIITFLTLLNSFGVRLGALVQNVFTSAKVFALLMIVLFGLLARNATAIAANFTGGHFWHNAGWGTLHPVTVGMGGPTVMVGMLTVVAVVQVGSLFSADAWNNVTFTAGEIRNPQKNLPWSLALGTGVVLLLYILCNFIYLAVLPLHGVADAGTIVGRGIQFAKEDRVATAVMEQAFAGYGAKIMALAILISTFGCVNGMLMSGARVYYAMSKDGLFFKSAGKLSAKSNTPVVSLWVQWFWTCVLCLSGSYGQLLDYVIFAVLIFYVLTIVGLFVLRRTRPNAERPYRAIGYPVLPAIYIAMATWISVVLLRYKPQYTWPGLVIVLLGVPVYFVWGRMNGAESISRNNEA; this is encoded by the coding sequence ATGGAAAATTCTGCTTCGTCTTCGGTAAAGCCTGAGTTTGTAAAAGGGCTAGGTCTATTTTCTGCGACCGCGATTGTGATGGGCTCGATGATTGGGTCGGGTATTTTCATCGTCTCGGCAGATATTACAAGGGGCGTTGACTCTCCGGCGTTGTTGATCGCAGCGTGGCTCGTAACCGCAGTGATGACGTTAATCGGGGCCTTGAGCTACGGCGAATTGGCTGCAATGATGCCGAAGGCGGGTGGGCAGTATGTCTATCTGCGCGAGGCGCTCGGTCCGCTCTGGGGATTTCTATACGGATGGACGTTGTTTCTCGTGATCCAGACGGGAACGATTGCCGCGGTGGGTGTGGCGTTCGGCAAGTTCTTTGGCGTATTTGTACCCAGCGTAAGCCAGTCGCACTGGCTTTGGCATGCAGGTACGGTGCCGGCCTGGCATGTGGGGCCGATGGTTCTGGGCAACATGGAGATCGGCCTGAACACTGCGAACCTGGCGGCCATCCTGATCATTACGTTTCTCACGCTGCTGAACAGCTTTGGCGTTCGGCTGGGTGCTCTGGTGCAGAACGTGTTCACGTCGGCGAAGGTCTTCGCGCTGCTGATGATTGTGCTCTTTGGGCTGCTAGCAAGGAACGCGACAGCAATTGCGGCGAATTTCACGGGCGGGCACTTCTGGCATAACGCTGGATGGGGTACATTGCATCCGGTCACCGTGGGTATGGGCGGCCCAACGGTAATGGTGGGCATGCTAACCGTGGTAGCTGTGGTACAGGTAGGGTCCTTGTTTAGCGCGGATGCCTGGAACAATGTGACGTTTACTGCGGGTGAGATTCGGAATCCTCAGAAGAACCTGCCGTGGAGCCTGGCGTTGGGAACGGGTGTGGTGTTGCTGCTCTATATCCTTTGCAACTTTATCTACCTGGCTGTGCTGCCGCTCCATGGCGTCGCGGACGCGGGAACGATTGTGGGGCGGGGAATTCAGTTTGCAAAAGAAGACCGCGTTGCAACGGCTGTGATGGAGCAGGCATTCGCAGGGTATGGGGCGAAGATCATGGCCCTGGCGATCCTGATTTCGACGTTTGGATGCGTAAACGGGATGCTTATGAGCGGAGCCCGTGTTTACTATGCGATGAGCAAGGACGGGCTGTTCTTCAAGTCGGCAGGCAAGCTGAGCGCGAAGTCGAACACGCCGGTGGTGAGTCTCTGGGTCCAGTGGTTCTGGACCTGTGTACTTTGCCTGAGCGGCAGCTACGGACAACTGCTTGATTATGTAATTTTTGCCGTACTGATCTTCTACGTGCTGACGATTGTAGGGCTGTTTGTTCTGCGTCGGACGAGGCCCAATGCGGAACGGCCCTACCGCGCAATCGGGTATCCAGTGCTGCCCGCTATATATATTGCGATGGCTACGTGGATCAGTGTTGTACTCTTACGCTACAAACCTCAATACACATGGCCCGGCCTGGTGATCGTATTGCTAGGTGTTCCTGTTTATTTTGTGTGGGGGCGTATGAACGGTGCTGAGTCGATTTCAAGGAATAACGAGGCCTGA
- a CDS encoding thiamine phosphate synthase → MDEQSALWERVAQGTPIPRLYGVLDLMAVEGRGLDLFDVAKAWRDAGVKLVQYRDKLSPSMVMIAHAVRLAEIFRGTDTLLVLNDSPAMARDAGLCAAHLGQTDGTVEAARRAVPYIGVSTNTERQIRTADGAACTYIAIGPVFETRTKVDAKSAVGLAGVRSARALTKKPLVAIGGIKLENAASVLEAGADSVAVISALLEGGNPVTQARAFLRIVE, encoded by the coding sequence ATGGATGAGCAAAGCGCACTATGGGAGCGGGTGGCACAGGGGACACCGATCCCGCGACTTTACGGTGTGCTGGATTTGATGGCGGTGGAAGGGCGTGGTCTGGATTTGTTTGATGTGGCGAAGGCATGGCGCGACGCTGGCGTGAAGCTGGTGCAGTATCGTGACAAACTTTCACCTTCGATGGTGATGATTGCGCATGCGGTTCGGCTTGCGGAGATCTTTCGTGGGACGGACACCCTTCTAGTGTTGAATGATTCTCCTGCGATGGCGCGCGATGCCGGGCTTTGCGCGGCACACCTTGGACAGACGGATGGCACGGTGGAAGCGGCTCGGCGAGCGGTTCCTTATATCGGTGTCTCGACAAATACGGAACGTCAGATCCGAACGGCGGACGGCGCTGCCTGCACCTATATTGCGATTGGACCAGTCTTTGAGACGAGGACGAAGGTCGATGCAAAGTCGGCCGTCGGATTGGCCGGCGTGCGGTCGGCTCGTGCCCTAACGAAGAAGCCTTTGGTGGCCATCGGAGGCATCAAGTTGGAGAATGCTGCTTCGGTGCTGGAGGCTGGAGCCGATTCTGTGGCGGTGATTTCTGCGTTACTGGAGGGTGGAAATCCGGTGACGCAGGCGCGAGCATTTTTACGAATAGTTGAGTAA
- a CDS encoding SDR family NAD(P)-dependent oxidoreductase encodes MTTVHPFSDGPARVAAFSEQSKVAVVTGASSGIGLEVTKRLIAKGYRVVANSRKISSATTLHSKDELKLVDGDIGLQKTAQQVVDTALRHFGRIDLLVNNAGVFIPRPFTEYTSEDVENAIRTNLSGFFYLSQLAVKQMRLQKSGHVINISTSFAGQPVGILPAALANLTKGGLESVTRSLAIEFANEGIRFNTIAPGVVDTPMHPAETHDFLKQLSPLKRLADVAEVADLLLYLESAPFLNGEVVHLDGGAHAGKW; translated from the coding sequence ATGACCACAGTACATCCCTTCTCCGATGGGCCCGCCCGGGTTGCCGCTTTTTCCGAACAATCAAAGGTAGCCGTTGTGACCGGTGCGTCGAGCGGAATTGGACTTGAAGTCACCAAGAGGCTGATCGCAAAAGGCTATCGCGTAGTGGCGAACTCTCGGAAAATTTCCTCCGCGACGACGCTACACAGCAAGGACGAGCTAAAGCTGGTGGATGGCGACATCGGCCTTCAGAAGACGGCACAGCAGGTCGTGGACACTGCCCTCAGGCATTTCGGAAGAATTGATCTGCTGGTAAACAACGCTGGCGTTTTTATCCCGAGACCCTTTACGGAATACACGTCTGAAGACGTCGAGAATGCCATCCGTACGAATTTGTCAGGCTTCTTTTACCTATCGCAGCTCGCTGTGAAGCAGATGCGCCTCCAAAAGTCCGGGCATGTCATCAACATCTCCACATCGTTTGCTGGCCAACCAGTTGGAATTCTTCCCGCAGCTCTCGCAAATCTTACCAAGGGTGGATTGGAGTCCGTCACACGATCGTTGGCAATTGAATTTGCGAACGAAGGCATCCGCTTCAATACCATTGCACCGGGTGTCGTGGATACTCCCATGCATCCAGCAGAAACGCATGATTTTTTGAAGCAGCTCAGTCCCTTGAAGCGTCTCGCGGATGTTGCGGAAGTCGCCGACCTGTTGCTTTATCTTGAGTCCGCTCCTTTTCTGAACGGCGAAGTCGTGCATCTGGATGGAGGTGCGCATGCGGGCAAATGGTAA
- a CDS encoding NAD(P)H-dependent flavin oxidoreductase gives MRANGNVKNSWRDTRAAQLLGIKFPILQAPFGGFPSQPLTATVSNLGGLGSLGAVMLGGSAIQEAVGELHTLTDAPFAINLWVSNSDLATTQINAETIEQRIRAFAQYYAELGIEPPLTVEAKVQKFETQVRAVIDARTPILSFIYGIPPLEILEECRKQEIKTIGTATTSEEAIALEQAGLDLIVASGFEGGGHRASFLRPAAESLMGGLSLIPQVVDAVQIPVIAAGGISDGRGLVAAMVLGAEAVQVGTAFLICAGSGANKTYRAALQSEAGRHTQLTDAFTGRLSRGIQNSLMDRLGESSTPPLPFPLQHALIQTLTGPASAQAKADWMTIWAGQSAALCQYSEAGKVMAEMIATADSFFS, from the coding sequence ATGCGGGCAAATGGTAATGTGAAAAATTCGTGGAGAGACACAAGGGCGGCGCAGCTTCTAGGGATCAAATTTCCCATCCTTCAAGCACCCTTCGGTGGATTTCCTTCGCAGCCACTCACCGCTACGGTCTCCAACCTCGGCGGACTTGGTTCACTCGGAGCGGTGATGCTGGGCGGCTCGGCCATTCAGGAGGCCGTGGGTGAACTTCACACTCTGACCGACGCCCCGTTTGCGATCAATTTGTGGGTTTCCAACTCAGACCTGGCGACGACCCAAATCAACGCCGAAACCATCGAGCAAAGAATCCGTGCCTTCGCGCAATATTATGCGGAACTTGGCATCGAACCGCCTTTGACGGTAGAGGCCAAAGTTCAGAAATTTGAAACACAGGTTCGCGCCGTTATCGATGCGCGCACTCCGATACTCAGCTTTATCTATGGCATTCCACCTTTGGAGATCCTGGAAGAATGCCGCAAACAAGAGATCAAAACCATCGGTACGGCCACAACATCAGAGGAAGCAATTGCCCTTGAGCAGGCAGGCCTCGATCTCATCGTCGCCTCCGGTTTTGAAGGAGGCGGTCATCGAGCCTCATTTCTTCGTCCGGCTGCGGAGTCGCTTATGGGTGGCTTGTCGCTTATTCCTCAGGTCGTCGACGCAGTACAGATTCCAGTCATCGCAGCTGGAGGGATCTCAGATGGACGGGGGCTCGTCGCAGCCATGGTTCTGGGAGCAGAAGCAGTCCAGGTGGGAACTGCCTTTCTGATCTGCGCGGGCTCTGGCGCCAATAAAACATACCGTGCGGCCTTGCAATCAGAAGCTGGCCGCCATACTCAGCTCACCGACGCGTTTACCGGGCGGCTTTCCCGGGGCATTCAGAATTCTCTGATGGACCGACTCGGCGAAAGCAGCACTCCGCCCCTGCCCTTTCCTCTGCAGCATGCGCTCATCCAGACCTTGACGGGCCCCGCCTCCGCGCAGGCAAAAGCAGACTGGATGACCATTTGGGCAGGCCAGAGTGCCGCCCTTTGCCAGTACAGTGAGGCAGGTAAAGTTATGGCTGAAATGATCGCGACGGCTGACAGCTTCTTTTCGTGA
- a CDS encoding DUF418 domain-containing protein, which yields MMKAAEAVPLNLSVHVHEADAESITLEQPTTSKERISSIDVLRGFALLGILMLNINDFGAPEAAHDIPIGMPKPAFTGPHAHLNLAILILKWVFFEGKMRALFSMLFGAGVVLMTSRAEKRGAGAQIADIYLRRNMWLVALGFLHGCFLWHGDILFLYGLTALLVLYPIRKLSAKTLLTVGTFISLVLGTYALFEYTGSEHDLRLSKHAAVVAADRRTGKIITLEQKAVETEWNALVEKHKVTDASIQKAMASAQAGYWTNVNERRHDYIGSRAALEYITFIIESLGAMMIGMGLFKTGFLTGEKSYATYAWTALIGFAVSAPIYLIGILKAYAGGFFFLDLEKWVFLPYYFPREAGAIALAAAVMMVVKSNILRTLQHALAAVGQTALSNYILTTVICQFLFLWGPWKLYGKLEYFQLVCVVFGVWSVNLIISPIWLRTFRFGPIEWLWRSLTYVKLQPMLIKRQSA from the coding sequence ATGATGAAGGCCGCTGAAGCTGTCCCTCTCAATCTTTCCGTCCATGTCCATGAGGCAGACGCCGAGTCCATCACACTCGAACAACCTACGACGTCCAAGGAACGGATATCGAGCATTGACGTGCTCCGTGGATTTGCCCTGTTGGGAATCCTGATGCTAAACATCAACGATTTCGGTGCGCCCGAAGCCGCGCACGATATTCCGATAGGCATGCCGAAACCTGCGTTTACAGGGCCGCATGCACATCTCAATCTGGCGATCCTGATCCTGAAGTGGGTGTTCTTTGAAGGAAAGATGCGTGCGCTTTTTTCCATGCTCTTTGGTGCGGGTGTTGTCCTGATGACGAGCCGCGCAGAAAAGAGAGGCGCTGGAGCCCAAATCGCCGACATCTATCTACGGCGCAACATGTGGCTCGTAGCCCTTGGCTTCCTTCACGGATGCTTCCTCTGGCACGGAGATATCTTGTTTCTTTACGGGTTGACGGCGCTCCTGGTCCTCTATCCGATTCGAAAGCTCAGTGCAAAAACTCTGCTGACCGTCGGTACTTTCATCTCCCTCGTACTGGGAACGTATGCCCTCTTCGAGTACACAGGATCGGAACACGACCTGCGCCTCAGTAAGCATGCAGCCGTCGTCGCCGCCGACCGGAGGACCGGAAAGATCATTACATTGGAACAAAAAGCGGTTGAGACTGAATGGAACGCACTCGTGGAAAAGCACAAGGTCACCGACGCCAGTATCCAAAAGGCAATGGCAAGCGCGCAGGCTGGCTATTGGACGAATGTGAACGAACGCCGTCATGACTACATCGGATCTCGCGCGGCGCTTGAATATATCACATTTATAATAGAAAGTCTGGGCGCGATGATGATCGGCATGGGTCTCTTCAAAACGGGTTTCCTGACAGGAGAAAAGTCTTACGCCACCTATGCATGGACTGCTCTTATCGGATTCGCGGTCTCGGCCCCCATTTACCTCATCGGTATCTTAAAGGCTTATGCCGGTGGGTTTTTCTTCCTTGATCTTGAGAAATGGGTTTTCCTGCCATATTACTTTCCACGAGAGGCTGGGGCGATTGCGCTTGCTGCGGCCGTCATGATGGTGGTGAAGAGTAATATTCTGCGCACTCTGCAACATGCGCTCGCAGCCGTAGGACAGACGGCGCTGAGTAACTATATTCTGACGACGGTTATCTGCCAATTCCTCTTTCTCTGGGGCCCGTGGAAGCTCTACGGCAAACTGGAGTACTTCCAGCTTGTCTGTGTTGTATTTGGCGTCTGGTCTGTGAATCTGATCATCAGCCCGATCTGGCTGCGGACCTTTCGGTTCGGTCCCATTGAGTGGTTATGGCGCTCACTAACATACGTCAAACTACAACCGATGCTCATCAAGCGCCAGTCTGCCTAG
- a CDS encoding SRPBCC family protein, protein MISTEFDEKVRTLQIVKEEQIAAPIEVVFEEMLEEMGSRYKGPNGVSLQLKIEPWPGGRWFRDLGNNAGYFWAHVQSIKPPTFLEFYGPMFMSSTTISQVQFRLVEESGFVRVNMIHRVLGQIPQVFSDGIHLEERWSAILQAVHDSAEAKTARRSRTTSS, encoded by the coding sequence TTGATTTCTACAGAATTTGATGAGAAAGTTCGTACCCTTCAAATCGTAAAAGAGGAACAGATCGCAGCTCCAATCGAAGTCGTCTTCGAGGAGATGCTGGAAGAAATGGGATCGAGATACAAAGGGCCAAACGGAGTCTCGCTACAACTCAAGATTGAACCCTGGCCCGGTGGCCGCTGGTTCAGAGACTTGGGAAACAACGCCGGATATTTCTGGGCGCATGTGCAGTCCATCAAACCACCCACGTTTCTTGAGTTCTATGGACCTATGTTTATGTCCTCGACGACAATCTCGCAGGTGCAGTTCCGGCTGGTTGAGGAGTCTGGATTCGTTCGCGTCAATATGATCCACCGAGTGCTGGGACAGATTCCGCAGGTCTTTTCTGATGGGATACATCTGGAAGAACGGTGGAGCGCAATCCTGCAGGCTGTGCATGATAGTGCAGAGGCTAAGACCGCTCGACGAAGCAGAACAACAAGTAGCTGA
- the accC gene encoding acetyl-CoA carboxylase biotin carboxylase subunit, which translates to MFRKVLIANRGEIALRVISACKELGIRTVAVYSEADRNSLHVKFADEAICIGPPRSSDSYLNVPAVISAAEIADVDAIHPGYGLLSENANFAEVCRASNIKFIGPPPEVTRMMGEKSTARQTMKKAKVPILPGSDGVIAGADEALEWAKSVGYPVILKAVAGGGGRGMRICRNKDELPGLYNQASQEALNAFGNGDLYMEKFIERPRHIEFQVLADEHGNVMSLGERECSIQRRHQKLIEEAPSLQVSPELRKKLGGVIEKSLKEIGYWNAGTIEFLMDEDGSIYFIEMNTRIQVEHPVTEAITGVDLVKAQLRIASGEKLNSIITEPIVIRGHAIECRINAEHPEKFTPSAGKITAFNVPGGNGIRVDTAQYSEGVVPPYYDSMIAKVIAYGKDREEAMNRMQRALSQFVVQGIHTTIPLHQKIFADADFRKGDFDTKFMERFFEREEARKATERG; encoded by the coding sequence ATGTTTCGGAAGGTTTTGATCGCGAACCGGGGTGAGATTGCATTGCGGGTGATCTCTGCCTGCAAGGAGTTGGGGATTCGGACGGTGGCGGTTTATTCCGAAGCCGACCGGAACAGTTTGCATGTGAAGTTTGCGGACGAGGCGATCTGCATTGGACCGCCGCGCAGCTCGGACAGCTATCTGAATGTGCCTGCCGTGATCTCCGCTGCGGAGATTGCGGATGTGGACGCGATCCATCCGGGCTATGGCCTGCTGAGTGAGAACGCCAACTTTGCCGAGGTCTGCCGGGCCAGCAATATCAAGTTCATCGGACCTCCGCCGGAGGTGACCCGGATGATGGGTGAGAAGTCCACGGCGCGGCAAACGATGAAGAAGGCCAAGGTACCGATTCTTCCTGGCTCCGACGGCGTAATTGCTGGCGCAGATGAAGCGCTTGAGTGGGCGAAGAGTGTTGGCTATCCGGTGATTCTGAAAGCCGTAGCAGGTGGTGGCGGACGCGGCATGCGCATCTGCCGCAACAAGGACGAACTACCGGGCCTCTACAACCAGGCCTCTCAGGAGGCATTGAACGCCTTCGGGAACGGCGATCTCTACATGGAGAAGTTCATCGAGCGTCCCCGGCACATCGAGTTCCAGGTGCTGGCGGATGAACACGGCAACGTAATGAGCCTTGGGGAACGGGAATGCTCGATCCAGCGGCGGCACCAGAAGCTGATCGAAGAGGCCCCATCGCTCCAGGTTAGCCCCGAGCTGCGTAAAAAACTCGGCGGCGTGATTGAGAAGTCGCTAAAGGAGATCGGGTACTGGAATGCCGGGACGATCGAGTTCCTGATGGACGAGGACGGATCGATCTACTTCATCGAGATGAATACGCGTATCCAGGTGGAGCATCCGGTCACAGAAGCGATCACAGGTGTGGATCTGGTGAAGGCACAGTTACGGATCGCAAGCGGCGAAAAGCTGAACAGCATCATCACGGAGCCGATTGTGATTCGCGGACACGCGATCGAGTGCCGCATCAACGCGGAGCATCCGGAGAAGTTCACGCCAAGCGCGGGCAAGATTACGGCGTTCAACGTTCCCGGCGGAAACGGGATTCGTGTGGACACGGCGCAGTACTCGGAGGGAGTTGTGCCTCCTTACTACGATTCGATGATTGCCAAGGTGATTGCATACGGCAAGGATCGCGAAGAGGCGATGAATCGGATGCAGAGGGCCCTGAGCCAGTTTGTGGTGCAGGGAATTCATACGACGATTCCGTTGCACCAGAAGATCTTTGCGGATGCAGATTTTCGCAAGGGGGACTTCGATACGAAGTTCATGGAGCGGTTCTTCGAGCGGGAAGAGGCTCGGAAGGCTACTGAGCGGGGATAA
- the accB gene encoding acetyl-CoA carboxylase biotin carboxyl carrier protein, whose protein sequence is MEEKDLKELRELVAFLKENEIAEFDLHRDDVQVRIKFASALQPQIIHSAPQQFAATTGALPVASAPGAAAPVEEPAEVLHEVKSPIVGTFYESSAPGVAAFVKVGDQVEVGQVLCIVEAMKLMNEIESDVAGEIVKQVAQNGQPVEYGQPLYAVRAR, encoded by the coding sequence ATGGAAGAGAAAGATTTGAAAGAACTTCGGGAATTGGTGGCATTTCTGAAGGAAAACGAGATTGCCGAGTTCGATCTGCATCGCGATGACGTGCAGGTGCGGATCAAGTTTGCCAGCGCGCTGCAGCCCCAGATCATTCACTCGGCACCGCAACAGTTCGCGGCTACTACAGGGGCCTTGCCGGTGGCTTCGGCCCCCGGTGCTGCCGCTCCGGTTGAAGAGCCTGCGGAAGTGCTGCATGAAGTGAAGTCGCCGATTGTGGGTACGTTTTATGAGTCCTCCGCTCCGGGCGTGGCCGCTTTTGTGAAGGTCGGCGATCAGGTCGAAGTAGGCCAGGTGCTTTGCATCGTGGAAGCAATGAAGCTGATGAATGAGATCGAGAGCGATGTCGCTGGCGAGATCGTGAAGCAAGTCGCTCAGAATGGGCAGCCGGTCGAGTATGGGCAGCCTCTATATGCGGTACGGGCCCGGTAG
- a CDS encoding M24 family metallopeptidase, with protein sequence MTRAKRVVAAMRAKGLEAMVITHPADVRWVSGFTGSNAAVALMGGRRRLFTDGRYTAQAKEEVQGLSVTIAKKPVAQEACAWLEKAGAKLCGFDAAVTSVAALEAMKQAVSGKVRRGFFRAVSGMVVRLREVKDTDEAETMRQAALLGCRVYDEMLGVIEAGMTEIEVAAELEYRARRAGAEAMSFETIVASGVRGGLPHGKASGKRLARGEMVTLDFGVILGGYCSDMTRTVYLSRSARFSHVEAEQKKTFDAVLEAQIRAVSAVRSGVSCAEVDEAAREVLRTAGLEKEFSHSTGHGVGLEIHEGPRVGAKQAQKLESGMVITIEPGVYLAGKYGVRIEDTVLVTEAGCEVLTPSVKSWMEL encoded by the coding sequence ATGACCAGAGCGAAGCGGGTGGTTGCGGCGATGCGTGCCAAGGGGTTGGAAGCAATGGTAATTACGCATCCGGCGGATGTCCGATGGGTGAGTGGGTTTACCGGATCGAACGCGGCTGTTGCGCTCATGGGAGGGCGTAGGCGGCTCTTTACAGACGGGCGATATACGGCGCAAGCCAAGGAGGAAGTCCAGGGGCTGTCTGTGACGATCGCGAAGAAACCTGTAGCGCAGGAGGCCTGTGCGTGGCTGGAGAAGGCGGGAGCAAAGCTCTGCGGTTTCGATGCCGCTGTGACTTCTGTGGCGGCGCTGGAGGCGATGAAGCAGGCGGTCTCCGGGAAGGTGCGTAGGGGATTCTTTCGCGCTGTGTCCGGGATGGTGGTTCGATTGCGCGAGGTCAAGGATACCGACGAGGCCGAGACGATGCGACAGGCGGCCCTGCTGGGGTGTCGCGTTTATGACGAAATGCTTGGAGTCATTGAAGCGGGAATGACCGAGATAGAGGTGGCAGCGGAGTTGGAATATCGCGCACGCAGGGCAGGAGCAGAGGCCATGAGCTTCGAGACGATCGTGGCGAGTGGGGTACGCGGAGGGCTCCCACACGGAAAAGCCAGTGGGAAGAGGTTGGCCCGGGGGGAGATGGTGACCCTGGACTTCGGTGTTATTCTCGGTGGGTATTGCTCGGATATGACACGGACGGTTTATCTCAGTCGCAGCGCGAGGTTTAGCCATGTGGAAGCAGAGCAGAAGAAGACGTTTGATGCTGTGCTGGAGGCGCAGATTAGGGCTGTTTCCGCGGTACGGTCAGGCGTAAGTTGTGCGGAAGTAGACGAGGCAGCGCGCGAAGTTTTGCGGACTGCTGGCCTGGAAAAGGAATTCAGCCATTCGACAGGGCATGGTGTGGGTCTGGAGATCCACGAAGGTCCGCGAGTGGGAGCCAAACAGGCGCAGAAGCTTGAGTCTGGAATGGTGATTACGATTGAGCCGGGCGTTTATCTGGCTGGAAAGTATGGCGTTCGTATCGAAGATACCGTGCTGGTGACGGAGGCGGGTTGTGAAGTATTGACGCCTTCGGTGAAGAGTTGGATGGAGTTGTAA